DNA from Mucilaginibacter mallensis:
CAGGTTACGTTATCAATAGTAAAGTTGTTAAAGTTGCAGGGATAATGGCCGCCACGTGAGCCATGATAATTATTCTCGAAGCGAATAAACCCGGCTACCGCGGTATCACATTGCACGTTATGCACATGTATATCCTCGATAAAACCACCGCGGTCAAGGTTGGATTTAAAGTAGATGGCGCTCAGGCATTTTTTTATCTGCACGTTATACATATACACATTCCGCACACCTGCCGACATCTCACTACCGATACAAAGTCCGTTAGCTTTTGACCGGAATACACAATCCCTCACAATCACATTTTCGGTAGGCTGTCCAATGCGCCATGCATCCTGGTCGCGGCCGGCCTTAATGGCAATGCCATCATCGCCGCTATTAAAATTGCAGCGCTGTATCAGCACGTTGGTGGTTGATTCGGGGTCGCAACCATCGTTGTTTAAATTATGGCTATTGATGGTCACATCCTGCACCGTAACGTTATTACATAACACCGGGTGTATAACCCAATAAGGCGCATCCAGAATGGTTATGCCTGATATTAATATGTTTTTACAGCCGAAGAACTGGATCATATCCGGTGGCAACTGCGCATTATTGTCACCAAATACGCGCTGGTAAACAGGCACGAGGTCGTGCCCCATTTGCCTGAGCCTGTTTTGCTCCGGCGAGCCTTGCGGTCGCCATTTGGCAAAATTTTTACTGGCTGATCCATTTACTATACCGTGGCCTGTTATGGCAATATCAGAACATTGGTAGGCATAGAAAAGCGGCGAGTAATTATAGAGTTCCGTACCCTCCCAAAGCGTAAGTACAGCAGGTAAATAATCTTTTGGCTCGCCGGAGAATACAAGTTCAGCTCCATCATTAAAATGCAGGTTAACATGGCTCTTGAGTACAACAGGACCTGCGATGTAGAATTTGCCTTGAGGTACAATAACCTCACCACCTCCGCTTACGCTGCACAAGCTGATCACCTTATTAAAAATAGCTTTGGTATCTGTTTTGCCATCAGCTATTGCTCCGTAGTTTACGATGTTGAAAGTATCCCTTTTAAACTCAGGTACTTTAATATTTTTAAGGATCTGGTCGACAGGGGATACTGTTTTTTGCTTACGCTGAGCATCCGCATTGGCAGCAAGAATTAAAAAAAATGCTATCAGCAAGTATCTAAGTTTACGTTGGTTTATCATGGCAGATAATAAGATGAGTAAATTTAAATGATTATATTTAGTACCCTTATTTATATTAAAGATTTTACCTTTAGTCGCATTTTAAAGTTATCCACTTGAAAAGACTAATTTTTACTTTTTGTTTGCTGCAGCTGTTTACACTAATCGCGTTTGCACAGGATAAGCAGATACCCTACGGCAATAACCCTGCCGCCGGTAAGTATTATAACATTCGCGGTATAAAAATGTACTGCGAAGTTTATGGCAAAGGTAAGCCCTTGTTAATGATACATGGCAACGGTGGCGATATCAGCGCGTTCTCAAATAATATCCCCTACTTCTCCAAAAAATATATGGTTATAGTACCTGATAGCCGTGCACAGGGCAAATCAACCGATAGCCGTGATTCCCTAAGCTTTGAAATGATGGCCGATGATTTTGCAGCACTGCTGGATGTAATGCACATCAAATCAACCTATGTGATCGGCTGGAGCGACGGTGGGATAAATGCACTGCTGCTAGCCATGCGCCATCCCGAAAAGGTGATAAAACTGGCCTCAACAGGGGCTAATCTCTGGCCGGATTCTACTGCTATTAATCCTAAAGACTGGATAGGCGAGCGGGATGATTATAATGCTTCAAAAAACAAGATATTTAAAACAGCCAAGGAAAAAAATGACCAGAAGATATTTCTACTGGATTGGTTTCAACCCAACATACCTTTGCTGGCGCTCAGAAAGATCAAATGTCCGTCACTTATTATTGGCGGCGACCACGATGTGATCGTGATACAGCATACGGTTTTAATATATCAGAATATTCCGCATGCCTATTTATGGATCTTGCCCGATTCACCGCATGCTACTTTCCGGGCCCATACCGCTGAGTTCAATAAAAAAGTTGATGAGTTTTTTAGTACACCCTTTCATGTTTGGAATTAGTTATGCAGCCTAATAATATATTGCACGGCAAAACGCTGGAAATGGTACTGAACGAACTGGTAGCACATCATGGCTGGCCCGAACTGGGTTACCGTATCCGCATCAATTGTTTTTTGGATGATCCGAGTATTAAATCAAGCTTGAAATTTTTGCGCAAAACGCCATGGGCACGCAAAAAGGTAGAGGATCTGTATATAGAAACTTTTAGCAAACTCTGATTATCATGGGGTATTTTCGCTAAAGTCAGGTTTTTGTGGTGATATTCATTGCCGCTGGTTAAAACCAACGGCAATGAACAGATAAAATTCTTTCTAAATTATAGTAAACCACAAAGGAAGACTGGGAATTATAGTTGAATCGCTATAGTTTTTCTCCGTGCTGGCTAATATCCAAACCAATGATCTCATCTTCAGCTGAAACGCGCAGCGGCGATATCATATCGGTAATTTTCAGTAACAGCAATGAGCCGAAAAATGAGAATATAGATACCAGCACCAACGCTATACATTGTACAAAAAACAAGTGTGTTTGGCCAAAGAACAGACCGTTACCTGTAGTGTTGCCCGGGTTTACGTTTTGATTAGCGAAAACGCCGGTAAGTAACATACCCACCATACCGCCTACGCCGTGGCAAGGGAAAACGTCTAATGTGTCATCAATTGTTGTACGTGTACGCCATTCAACCACCAGGTTACTTACTATTGATGATATAATACCTATAGCCAGTGAATGCGGAATGGAAACAAAACCTGCGGCAGGTGTAATAGCCACCAGTCCAACTACAGCACCTATACAAGTACCCATTGCCGACGGTTTATGACCGCGTAGCATATCAAAAAATATCCAGGTTAAGCCTGCCGCTGCTGATGCCGTTGTGCTTGTAGCCAATGCGGTAACCGCCAAATGGTTTGCGCCAAATGCCGAGCCCGCATTAAAACCAAACCAGCCGAACCATAATAAACCGGTACCTATCATTACATAAGTAATACGGGCGGGCGTATGATCCTGGTCGCTGCGGCGTTTCAGGTACAGGGCCGATGCAAGTGCCGCCCAGCCTGCCGACATATGCACAACCGTTCCGCCTGCAAAATCAAGCACGCCTAATTTGCTCAGCAAGCCATCGGGGTGCCAGGTGCAATGCGCCAGTGGTGAAAATATGAATATAGAGAACAGGCAAACGAATAATATATAAGAGTTAAAACGGATACGCCCGGCAAAAGCACCGGTAATCAACGCCGGGGTTATGATAGCGAATTTCAACTGGTACATGGCAAATAATAGCAGCGGGATGGTTGGCGCCAGTTTCCAGGTGGAGTTGCCCAGCATGCCTTTCATCATAAAATAAGTGCGCGGGTCGCCTATTATGCCATAGAAACTATCGCCAAAGGCCAAACTAAAACCAAATATGCCCCACATTACGGTGATGATAACCATACACACAATACTTTGCAGCATGGTTGAAATCACATTCTTCTTGGTTACCATGCCACCGTAAAAAAAAGCAAGACCGGGTGTCATGATCAAAACCAATGCTGTCGACATCAGCATCCAGGCAATATCGCCGGTATTAAAATGGGGATTGCCGGTATTATTTAATTCAACCGACGGGAAAATAAATGTCAGTATTAAAATGACTACGATTATAAAAAAGGGGAAATAACGCTTCATTAACTTTCAGTATAATTTAAAAAAGGCCTGAAAGTATGATTTATTTCATATAAATTGAAATAAACGATGATAAATATCGAAAAAAGAACAAAAAATTTACGTTTTACAAATATCTGAGCAACAGATCTGGAAAAACACCAAGAAAAATTAATAATAATGAGATTATTATTACCAAAATTATCAGATTATTTGATCCTCTAACGGCATCATGGGTATTTTCATTCCGTTTTACAAATAAATAAAGTGGTATCCGGATGTAATAAAATAACGATACTACGGTAGCCAACGCCCCGGTAACCATAAGCAGCAATAGCCATATATCATGATTTTCCTGATAAATGCCATACACCGCTGAGAATACAAATACCTTACCTGTAAACCCTGCGGTAACAGGCAGACCGGTGAGTGATATCAGTATAATTACAAAACATACCGAAGCTAAAGGATATTTTAATCCGAGGCCTTTGTAATCCGTCACATCTTCGGCACCGGTTACATTGGTAAAGTAACTCGCTAGTGCCAGGGCACCGATGTTGGCAATACCATAAACCAACAGGTAATAAGTTAAAGCCGATATACCCTGCGAATTAAATGTAACTATGGCCATTAAAGCAAACCCGGTATGGCCAATGCTCGAATAAGCCAGCATCCGCTTCACATTGGTTTGCAATAAAGCAGCAAAGTTACCGGCTATTATGGTAATAATACCAACAGCCGACAGGAACAGATGAAAATCAAACGCGTTCCATTTGGCAAAGAAGATGAACGGGGTTAAAAAGTTAATGAGCAATGCAAAACCTGCTACTTTTGGCAAAGTCGACAAATACGCGGTAACGGGTGTGGACGCGCCCTCATAAACATCAGGCACCCAAAAATGCATCGGCACAAATGATAGCTTAAAGCCTATGCCTGCCAGTACCAGCACCAGCGCGAATGAAACAGGTAAAGGATTAACCTGTGTTAAGCCCTGTATCAGATTGCCTCCAAACAAATTAAGCGAGCCTGTATATACATAGAGTAACGAAATACCATATAACATTATAGCAGATGCTGACGCGCCAAAAAGCACGTATTTTAAACCCGCCTCAGTACTGAATGAACTTTCGGAACGGTAAGCCACCAACAGGTATGAAGCAATAGATACCATCTCGATTGATAAATAAATAGACAGCAGATTAACCGCCATCACCATTAAATGCAGCCCTGTTAAGGAGGCTATGACGATGGAATACAGATCGGATAAGCCTTTGCGGTGCTTAGCTAAATTATTATCCCAATCAAAGTATAGCAGCAGAATAAACGCCAGCACATCAATTACAAATTTAAAGTTGATACCTGTACGGGTGAGCAACAGCATTTCATTAAAAAGAAAGTGACCGTTGGTTTGTCCGTTGATTAATAATAGCGATATCTGTAGCAGATCCTTTATGATCACACCCAATATACCTGCGCAAGCTATAAACTTTACTATCCAACGGGAGTTCTTACCAAAAAGCAGATCTGTTACCAATACTACAACGAAAAGCCCAGCCAGGTATATTTCGGGCATAAAGTATTTAATGCTGTCAACTACATCATTTAAATAGCTCGGTATTAATGGAAGCAGATCGTGCATTACTTAGTGTACAAAATTTTTGGTGAAACTTACCAGTGCCAGCACCGAATCATTGATCTTTTCAAATACCAGCGATGGCATCAACCCTAAAACCAATACAGTGAGAGCCAATGGTATTAAAGTTATCATTTCACGCGTATTAAGATCGGTCATAGCTATTTTCCAGATCTCCCCTCCTTTTAAGGATAGCGAACCGAAGAACATGCGTTGCAAGGTCCATAAAAAATAGCAGGCGCTGAATAATATACCTATTGCCCCTACTGCTGCCATCCATTGAGGCACCAATCCGTTAACGGCCTCTGATTTAAAGGCACCTGCCAATGAGAATGCTTCTGCAATAAATGCCGAAAAGCCCGGCAGACCTAATGAGGCAAAAAACGCGATCATGATAAATACGGTATACTTAGGCATGAACGAACCCAGTCCGCGGAAGTTGTATATATCCCTATCGTGCACGCGATTATACACCACCCCTACCAGGAAGAAAAGCATGGTGGCTAAAAACCCGTGACTCACCATCTGGAACACTGCCCCGCTGATACCCTCAGCAGTTTGCGAGGCAATACCCAGC
Protein-coding regions in this window:
- a CDS encoding alpha/beta fold hydrolase; the encoded protein is MKRLIFTFCLLQLFTLIAFAQDKQIPYGNNPAAGKYYNIRGIKMYCEVYGKGKPLLMIHGNGGDISAFSNNIPYFSKKYMVIVPDSRAQGKSTDSRDSLSFEMMADDFAALLDVMHIKSTYVIGWSDGGINALLLAMRHPEKVIKLASTGANLWPDSTAINPKDWIGERDDYNASKNKIFKTAKEKNDQKIFLLDWFQPNIPLLALRKIKCPSLIIGGDHDVIVIQHTVLIYQNIPHAYLWILPDSPHATFRAHTAEFNKKVDEFFSTPFHVWN
- a CDS encoding ammonium transporter; amino-acid sequence: MKRYFPFFIIVVILILTFIFPSVELNNTGNPHFNTGDIAWMLMSTALVLIMTPGLAFFYGGMVTKKNVISTMLQSIVCMVIITVMWGIFGFSLAFGDSFYGIIGDPRTYFMMKGMLGNSTWKLAPTIPLLLFAMYQLKFAIITPALITGAFAGRIRFNSYILFVCLFSIFIFSPLAHCTWHPDGLLSKLGVLDFAGGTVVHMSAGWAALASALYLKRRSDQDHTPARITYVMIGTGLLWFGWFGFNAGSAFGANHLAVTALATSTTASAAAGLTWIFFDMLRGHKPSAMGTCIGAVVGLVAITPAAGFVSIPHSLAIGIISSIVSNLVVEWRTRTTIDDTLDVFPCHGVGGMVGMLLTGVFANQNVNPGNTTGNGLFFGQTHLFFVQCIALVLVSIFSFFGSLLLLKITDMISPLRVSAEDEIIGLDISQHGEKL
- a CDS encoding glycoside hydrolase family 28 protein produces the protein MLIAFFLILAANADAQRKQKTVSPVDQILKNIKVPEFKRDTFNIVNYGAIADGKTDTKAIFNKVISLCSVSGGGEVIVPQGKFYIAGPVVLKSHVNLHFNDGAELVFSGEPKDYLPAVLTLWEGTELYNYSPLFYAYQCSDIAITGHGIVNGSASKNFAKWRPQGSPEQNRLRQMGHDLVPVYQRVFGDNNAQLPPDMIQFFGCKNILISGITILDAPYWVIHPVLCNNVTVQDVTINSHNLNNDGCDPESTTNVLIQRCNFNSGDDGIAIKAGRDQDAWRIGQPTENVIVRDCVFRSKANGLCIGSEMSAGVRNVYMYNVQIKKCLSAIYFKSNLDRGGFIEDIHVHNVQCDTAVAGFIRFENNYHGSRGGHYPCNFNNFTIDNVTCNYAGEVGIYAVGVQGNPLKNISLKKVTVLNTPKPEVISNAENLTYKGVTINGTNLAKPTNTGVITLHTD
- a CDS encoding NADH-quinone oxidoreductase subunit N, whose protein sequence is MHDLLPLIPSYLNDVVDSIKYFMPEIYLAGLFVVVLVTDLLFGKNSRWIVKFIACAGILGVIIKDLLQISLLLINGQTNGHFLFNEMLLLTRTGINFKFVIDVLAFILLLYFDWDNNLAKHRKGLSDLYSIVIASLTGLHLMVMAVNLLSIYLSIEMVSIASYLLVAYRSESSFSTEAGLKYVLFGASASAIMLYGISLLYVYTGSLNLFGGNLIQGLTQVNPLPVSFALVLVLAGIGFKLSFVPMHFWVPDVYEGASTPVTAYLSTLPKVAGFALLINFLTPFIFFAKWNAFDFHLFLSAVGIITIIAGNFAALLQTNVKRMLAYSSIGHTGFALMAIVTFNSQGISALTYYLLVYGIANIGALALASYFTNVTGAEDVTDYKGLGLKYPLASVCFVIILISLTGLPVTAGFTGKVFVFSAVYGIYQENHDIWLLLLMVTGALATVVSLFYYIRIPLYLFVKRNENTHDAVRGSNNLIILVIIISLLLIFLGVFPDLLLRYL
- a CDS encoding VF530 family protein — its product is MQPNNILHGKTLEMVLNELVAHHGWPELGYRIRINCFLDDPSIKSSLKFLRKTPWARKKVEDLYIETFSKL